One part of the Trichoplusia ni isolate ovarian cell line Hi5 chromosome 2, tn1, whole genome shotgun sequence genome encodes these proteins:
- the LOC113501644 gene encoding SH3 and multiple ankyrin repeat domains protein 3 encodes MEGECSEGAEGWLLVRVHVPELNVQKSLQFPRDQLIWDVKQQCLAALPKVATWYRELKESFNYGLFCPPVNGKAGKFLDEERRLGDYPFNGPVGYLELKYKRRVYKMLKLDEKTLKALHSRANLRRFLEHVTHAQIDKITKACSKGLDPNFHCQETGETPLTIAAGLKSPGKVLIALVNGGALLDYRTKDGSTAMHRAIEKNSLEAVKTLLELGASPNYKDGKGLTPLYLSVTNKTDPLLCETLLHDHATIGATDLQGWQEVHQACRNGLVQHLDHLLFYGADMNSRNASGNTPLHVCAVNAQDSCTRQLLFRGCDKEALNFANQTPYQVAVIAGNLDLAEVIKNYKAEEVVGFRGPPRYNPRRRSAAWGGWWAAGDRSSLASSTRIPAELDALLRRPPPEPLERPFSSASSSISDTSHTSHASHPSHEDNASILTDKSAGDTSDIISDSSGVGTSNSDTTCSLHGGATVVCLQPYDPAAPGHLRLNQGDIIEVTAATDDGLLEGTVRGSGATGLFPMQCVQEVRLRQNTQHLHQVLASGPIHHSRVTGRREMALSKTYSATAPRIKKSYGTMETRTVVLHRARRGFGFVLRGAKASSPLMELRPSERCPALQYLDDVDAGGVADRAGLRKGDFLVAINGEDVSCASHEHVVELIRSSGALVSMTVVSLNNHNGNNETNTCTVPTSKSQNQLSSSGRPYAATLPRKAAGAGGRAPAPAVPRRDPRTTLSVGRARAKSMVAGLENGGEKEESCEPLSVAGKSSSAESVQLPGSSNSNTPVSGTPVAPRTASIRARPASSRITAAELEELFQRQADADTILGNNAMMTRSAFQGGSNSPPYSPARAPTRVYASVAEMKRSRGKLWSKSACSTLRRDFHSTPDLATEHAAHPPRTRSSEDVHGAGVSRSAPPAGPPPPPPRGPAPASTFRPADLAKLYASPRDLEAVAYRANNNNAQHARKTASLRSWAGPNRPQSADEPGNQYAQPFNTHKGFIRQNSTPAPPIPEPDYSMSESDEEGDAKPKEPAAVVETSANSNASGSSSGSSSMQHSFSVDEIQKIRTRLKSSKSCGDELGAERDDGDNSSSGVSSDQEAGGRPAPRRDKVSFCASVTVKSSNDVISTEPVHSSSESLAPPAMARHNSLTRARLRAGGARGRGRSAAERLGVDPAKAPGRARLLLLPPPPEEGAGAGPDAPPLLAPPPQFSDRVRVVAALPKRLAHLQ; translated from the exons GAGTTGAAGGAAAGCTTCAACTATGGTCTGTTCTGCCCGCCTGTCAACGGCAAGGCCGGCAAGTTTCTCGACGAGGAGCGACGCCTCGGAGACTACCCATTCAATGGCCCTGTTGGATATCTAGAG TTAAAATACAAACGTCGGGTATACAAAATGCTGAAGTTAGATGAGAAGACATTGAAAGCGCTGCATTCGCGCGCGAACCTGCGACGCTTCCTGGAGCACGTGACGCATGCGCAGATCGACAAAATTACCAAAGCCTGCTCCAAAGGACTCGACCCTAACTTCCACTGTCAGGAGACTGGAG AGACACCATTAACGATCGCAGCCGGCCTAAAATCACCGGGCAAGGTCCTAATCGCTCTTGTGAACGGCGGTGCCCTGCTCGACTACCGGACAAAAGATGGCAGCACGGCAATGCACAGAGCTATCGAGAAGAACTCTCTAGAAGCTGTGAAAACATTGCTGGAGCTCGGAGCTTCGCCGAACTATAAAGATGGGAAAGGTCTGACGCCACTCTACCTGTCTGTGACGAATAAGACCGATCCGCTGCTGTGTGAGACGCTGCTGCACGACCACGCGACTATTGGGGCTACTGATCTGCAAGGATGGCAGGAAGTGCATCAG GCCTGCCGCAACGGCCTAGTCCAGCACCTGGACCACCTGCTGTTCTACGGCGCGGACATGAACAGCCGCAACGCGTCCGGCAATACGCCCCTCCACGTGTGCGCCGTCAACGCTCAGGACTCCTGCACACGACAGCTACTCTTCAGGGGCTGTGATAAAGAAGCACTCAATTTCGCCAACCAGACACCTTATCAG GTGGCAGTGATAGCTGGTAACTTAGACCTCGCAGAGGTGATAAAGAACTACAAGGCCGAGGAAGTTG TGGGGTTCCGCGGGCCGCCGCGCTACAACCCGCGGCGGCGCTCGGCGGCGTGGGGCGGCTGGTGGGCGGCGGGCGACCGCTCGTCGCTGGCGTCGTCCACGCGCATCCCGGCCGAGCTGGACGCGCTGctgcgccgcccgccgcccgagCCGCTCGAGCGCCCCTTCTCCTCCGCCTCCTCCAGCATCAGCGACACCAGCCACACTAGCCACGCCAGCCACCCCAGCCACGAGGACAACGCCAGCATCCTCACAG ATAAGAGCGCGGGCGACACGAGCGACATCATCTCGGACTCGAGCGGCGTGGGCACCAGCAACTCCGACACCACGTGCTCGCTGCACGGCGGCGCCACCGTCGTGTGTCTGCAGCCCTACGACCCGGCCGCGCCAGGCCATCTGCGGCTCAACCAGGGGGACATCATCGAAG TTACTGCGGCCACAGACGACGGTCTACTGGAAGGCACGGTGCGAGGCTCCGGCGCCACGGGCCTGTTCCCCATGCAGTGCGTGCAAGAAGTGCGACTGCGACAGAATACGCAGCATCTACATCAG GTATTAGCATCAGGACCAATTCATCACTCCCGAGTAACAGGCAGAAGAGAGATGGCTTTAAGCAAGACATACAGTGCCACAGCTCCTAGAATTAAAAAATC CTACGGCACGATGGAGACCCGCACGGTGGTCCTGCACCGCGCGCGGCGCGGGTTCGGGTTCGTGCTGCGCGGCGCCAAGGCGTCGTCCCCGCTCATGGAGCTGCGGCCCTCCGAGCGCTGCCCCGCGCTGCAGTACCTGGACGACGTGGACGCGGGCGGCGTGGCCGACCGCGCCGGCCTGCGCAAGGGGGACTTCCTTGTGGCG ATTAACGGCGAGGACGTATCGTGCGCATCGCACGAGCACGTGGTGGAGCTGATCCGAAGCTCCGGCGCACTCGTCTCCATGACTGTTGTCTCGTTGAATAATCATAATG GTAACAACGAGACCAACACGTGTACGGTACCCACAAGCAAGTCCCAGAACCAGCTGTCCAGCTCGGGCCGGCCTTACGCCGCTACTCTGCCGAGGAAAGCTGCCGGAG CTGGCGGGCGCGCCCCGGCGCCGGCGGTCCCGCGCCGCGACCCGCGCACCACGCTGAGTgtcggccgcgcccgcgccaaGTCCATGGTGGCCGGCCTCG AAAACGGCGGTGAAAAGGAGGAGAGTTGTGAACCGCTCAGCGTAGCGGGCAAGTCCTCGTCGGCCGAGTCCGTGCAACTACCTGGAAGTAGTAATA GCAACACGCCCGTGTCGGGCACGCCGGTGGCCCCGCGCACGGCGTCCATCCGCGCGCGGCCCGCGTCCTCACGCATCACGGCCGCGGAGCTCGAGGAGCTGTTCCAGAGGCAGGCCGACGCAGACACCAT CTTGGGCAACAACGCCATGATGACTCGCTCGGCCTTCCAAGGCGGGTCCAACTCGCCGCCGTACTCGCCCGCACGCGCGCCCACACGGGTCTACGCTTCAGTGGCCGAGATGAAACGGTCGCGTGGAAAG TTATGGAGCAAGTCCGCGTGTAGCACACTCCGTCGTGACTTCCACTCGACCCCCGACTTGGCTACGGAACACGCCGCTCACCCGCCCCGCACGCGCTCTAGTGAAGATGTGCACG gtGCAGGCGTGTCCCGCTCGGCCCCCCCGGcaggcccgccgccgccgccccctCGCGGGCCGGCCCCGGCCTCCACGTTCCGGCCCGCCGACCTGGCCAAGCTCTACGCCTCGCCGAGGGACCTCGAGGCCGTGGCCTACCGCGCCAACAACAACAATGCACAACAC gcACGCAAGACAGCCTCGCTTCGATCCTGGGCAGGGCCTAATCGGCCACAGTCGGCCGACGAACCGGGCAACCAATACGCACAGCCCTTCAACACTCACAAGGGATTCATTAGACAG aaTTCAACTCCTGCGCCGCCAATACCCGAACCAGACTACAGTATGTCAGAGTCAGATGAAGAAGGTGATGCCAAACCTAAGGAGCCGGCCGCTGTTGTGGAAACCAGCGCGAATAGTAACGCAAG CGGCAGCAGCTCGGGCTCGAGCTCCATGCAGCACTCGTTCTCCGTAGACGAGATCCAGAAGATCCGGACGCGGCTGAAGTCGTCCAAGTCGTGCGGCGACGAGCTGGGCGCGGAGCGGGACGACGGCGACAACTCGTCGTCGGGCGTGTCGTCCGACCAGGAGGCGGGCGGccggcccgcgccgcgccgcgacaAGGTGTCGTTCTGCGCGTCCGTGACCGTGAAGTCGTCCAACGACGTGATCAGCACGGAGCCCGTGCACTCGTCCAGCGAGTCGCTGGCGCCGCCCGCCATGGCGCGGCACAACTCGCTGACGCGCGCGCGCCtgcgggcgggcggcgcgcgcgggcgcgggcgctcGGCGGCCGAGCGGCTGGGCGTGGACCCCGCCAAGGCGCCGGGCCGCGCGCGCCTGCTgctgctgccgccgccgcccgaggagggcgcgggcgcgggcccgGACGCGCCGCCGCTgctggcgccgccgccgcagtTCAGCGACCGCGTGCGCGTCGTGGCGGCGCTGCCCAAGCGTCTCGCGCACCTGCAGTAG